In Paenibacillus sp. G2S3, a single window of DNA contains:
- a CDS encoding sigma-70 family RNA polymerase sigma factor, whose amino-acid sequence MGADHQDAQDITQETFIKAYRKLGSHDLDKNFAAWLYTIATNLLKDLWKKTRPTASLPDDLPELSLSDNPEEEFIRSEHRTELHQLMQKLPPNYRTALLLRYTNDLSYEEMCTLLEVPLSKIQNDLYRAKQRLKQIMTPQEVKSDEVLKSI is encoded by the coding sequence ATGGGGGCCGATCACCAAGACGCGCAAGACATCACTCAGGAGACTTTTATAAAAGCTTATCGTAAGCTGGGTTCACATGATTTGGATAAAAACTTTGCGGCTTGGCTGTATACGATTGCGACTAATTTATTGAAGGATTTGTGGAAAAAAACTCGCCCTACAGCGAGCTTGCCAGACGATCTTCCAGAACTTTCTCTTTCAGATAATCCAGAAGAAGAATTCATTCGATCGGAGCATCGCACAGAGCTGCATCAGTTAATGCAGAAGCTACCGCCTAATTATCGGACGGCTTTGTTGCTTCGTTACACCAATGATTTAAGCTATGAAGAAATGTGTACGCTCTTAGAGGTCCCTTTAAGTAAGATCCAAAATGACCTTTATCGTGCAAAGCAGCGATTGAAGCAAATCATGACACCCCAGGAGGTAAAGAGCGATGAAGTGCTTAAGTCCATTTGA
- a CDS encoding voltage-gated chloride channel family protein, with translation MNQWSARWYEFVKKRSHFALWSTFIKWIVLGSVVGFLSGTASAFFLKSLDYVTDVRLEHPWLLYLLPLGGVLVSFLYMRYGKNSAKGNNLILEQIQDGNETIPLRMAPLVLFGTLVTHLFGGSAGREGTAVQMGGSLAEWFGKLIKISPLDRKILLMCGISGGFGSIFGTPLAGTLFGLEVVTIGLISQRALLPCFVASFVGDLVTTRFWGVHHTHYVVNEFPALSLMIILKVVLASVIFGIVSMLFSELTHFLKRTFTAMISNPMIKGAVGGLIIIALVFLVGSRDYLGLGIPLIKDSFEGDVSPFAFLWKLIFTAFTLGTGFQGGEVTPLFAIGATLGNALAGILHVYGPFLAALGFIAVFCGATSTPIACFLMGIELFGSEGAVYMFIACVVSYLFSGHSSIYTSQLIGVSKSQLIPIPQGTRISNVKRPRKK, from the coding sequence ATGAATCAATGGTCTGCACGATGGTATGAATTCGTTAAGAAAAGAAGTCATTTTGCACTTTGGAGTACCTTTATCAAATGGATTGTACTCGGAAGTGTGGTTGGATTCTTATCAGGAACTGCCTCGGCTTTCTTTCTAAAAAGCTTAGACTACGTAACAGATGTACGTTTAGAGCATCCATGGCTACTTTACTTGCTGCCCCTTGGAGGGGTACTTGTTAGTTTCTTATATATGCGTTATGGGAAAAACAGCGCTAAAGGAAATAACCTTATTTTAGAACAAATTCAAGATGGTAACGAGACCATTCCTTTACGGATGGCACCCTTAGTATTGTTCGGGACACTAGTAACTCACTTGTTTGGCGGATCTGCCGGGCGTGAGGGAACAGCTGTACAAATGGGAGGAAGCCTCGCGGAGTGGTTTGGAAAGCTGATCAAAATCAGCCCGCTGGATCGTAAGATTCTGTTAATGTGCGGGATTAGTGGAGGCTTTGGCTCTATTTTCGGAACACCGCTGGCTGGAACCTTATTTGGTCTAGAGGTAGTAACCATTGGACTTATCAGCCAACGGGCATTACTTCCATGTTTTGTAGCTAGCTTTGTTGGTGATTTGGTGACCACTCGATTCTGGGGCGTTCATCATACTCACTATGTAGTGAATGAATTTCCAGCCTTAAGTTTAATGATTATTCTAAAAGTGGTACTTGCTTCTGTAATTTTTGGAATCGTGAGTATGCTTTTCAGTGAACTGACTCATTTTCTAAAAAGAACCTTCACCGCCATGATAAGCAATCCAATGATAAAAGGTGCTGTAGGTGGATTAATTATCATTGCGTTAGTATTCCTTGTAGGGTCCCGTGATTACTTGGGCCTCGGAATTCCATTAATCAAGGATTCTTTTGAGGGAGATGTCTCGCCGTTCGCTTTTTTATGGAAGCTGATCTTTACCGCCTTTACCTTAGGAACAGGATTTCAGGGTGGTGAGGTTACCCCGCTATTTGCGATTGGTGCCACACTAGGCAATGCTTTGGCTGGAATCTTACATGTATATGGACCGTTTTTGGCTGCCCTCGGTTTTATTGCTGTTTTTTGTGGAGCTACGAGCACGCCTATCGCTTGCTTTTTAATGGGGATCGAGCTGTTTGGTTCAGAGGGTGCTGTATACATGTTCATTGCTTGTGTGGTGAGTTATTTATTCTCCGGGCATAGTAGTATTTATACTTCGCAGCTTATTGGTGTATCGAAGAGTCAGCTCATTCCAATCCCTCAAGGGACTAGGATAAGTAATGTAAAACGACCTCGCAAAAAATAA
- a CDS encoding ABC-F family ATP-binding cassette domain-containing protein, translating to MSLLEVSNLSHAFGDKVLYKNVSMELYKGEHVGVVGQNGTGKSTLISILTGEVIPDDGMIKWQPNITIGHLDQHAAMDGNSTVHNYLRQAFSELYELERKMNELYEECAVTGNETLLQKAADYQERLEALDYYSTESNISKMVMGLGINAIGIDRPIEQLSGGQRTKVILAKLLLEQPDVLLLDEPTNYLDTEHVNWLAEYLVAFNQAFIVVSHSYAFLDKISTSICDIEGETIKKYHGKYSDFVKQKEHLRESHIRQYHAQQKKIETTEQFIRKNGAGVNSKIARGRQKQLDRLERIAAPTFVSKASIRFKELPCTSQVALKVEHLVVGYDKPLLPKLKFSIRGGQKLVISGFNGIGKSTLLKTLVGEIQGISGRFQFAEQVKVGYFEQDLTWEDDKMTPIQVISAYDPKLTVKEIRRHLAQCVVKDNLVTQSIRTLSGGEQSKVKLGLLLLSEYNFLIMDEPTNHLDAETKDALQKALIQFGGTVILVSHEEQFYQGWVDRVLNIGDETNKGVK from the coding sequence ATGAGTTTACTTGAGGTTTCAAATTTATCACATGCCTTTGGAGATAAGGTTCTATACAAGAATGTTTCTATGGAATTGTACAAGGGTGAGCATGTAGGCGTGGTTGGACAGAACGGAACGGGGAAAAGTACGTTAATTAGCATCTTGACGGGCGAAGTAATTCCGGATGATGGAATGATAAAGTGGCAGCCCAATATTACAATCGGTCATCTCGATCAACATGCTGCCATGGATGGAAACAGTACGGTTCATAATTATTTAAGACAGGCTTTCTCAGAATTATATGAACTAGAACGAAAAATGAATGAGCTTTATGAGGAGTGCGCTGTAACTGGCAACGAAACGTTATTACAAAAGGCTGCAGACTATCAGGAACGATTAGAAGCGCTAGACTATTATTCGACGGAGAGCAATATCAGTAAGATGGTTATGGGTCTTGGGATTAACGCAATTGGAATTGACCGTCCCATCGAGCAGTTAAGTGGGGGGCAGCGGACGAAAGTCATACTGGCCAAGCTTTTACTTGAACAACCTGATGTGCTATTGCTCGATGAACCGACTAATTATTTGGATACGGAACATGTTAACTGGCTCGCTGAGTATCTGGTTGCTTTCAATCAAGCGTTCATTGTGGTGTCTCACAGCTATGCCTTTCTCGATAAAATATCCACTAGTATTTGCGATATTGAGGGCGAAACGATAAAAAAATATCATGGGAAATACTCAGATTTTGTGAAGCAGAAGGAACATTTACGAGAGAGTCATATCCGGCAATATCATGCACAGCAGAAAAAAATCGAAACCACTGAGCAATTCATACGAAAAAACGGTGCGGGTGTCAATTCCAAAATTGCCCGTGGTCGTCAGAAACAGCTGGATAGGCTGGAACGAATCGCTGCTCCGACTTTTGTCTCAAAAGCGTCTATTCGCTTTAAGGAGCTTCCTTGCACGTCACAAGTAGCGCTTAAAGTAGAACACTTAGTCGTAGGTTACGATAAGCCTTTGTTGCCTAAATTGAAGTTCTCCATCCGTGGGGGACAAAAGCTGGTGATTTCCGGGTTCAACGGAATCGGAAAATCAACATTGCTCAAAACATTGGTTGGAGAAATTCAAGGGATTTCCGGTAGGTTTCAGTTTGCAGAACAAGTCAAAGTCGGTTACTTCGAGCAAGATTTAACATGGGAAGACGATAAGATGACACCTATTCAGGTGATTTCAGCTTATGATCCCAAACTGACTGTAAAGGAAATACGTCGCCATCTAGCGCAGTGTGTTGTTAAAGATAACCTTGTAACACAATCTATCCGTACGCTCAGCGGCGGGGAGCAATCTAAAGTTAAGCTGGGCCTATTACTGCTTTCAGAATATAACTTTCTAATTATGGATGAGCCGACCAATCACTTAGATGCCGAAACGAAAGACGCTTTACAGAAAGCTCTAATTCAATTTGGTGGAACTGTGATTCTTGTTTCTCATGAAGAACAATTTTATCAGGGGTGGGTCGATCGTGTGCTAAACATAGGAGATGAAACCAATAAAGGAGTTAAATAA
- a CDS encoding YebC/PmpR family DNA-binding transcriptional regulator → MGRKWNNIKEKKASKDANTSRVYAKFGVEIYVAAKKGEPDPEANRALKVVLERAKTYNVPKAIIDRAMDKAKGSGDENYEELRYEGFGPNGSMIIVDALTNNVNRTAPLIRSTFSKNGGNMGVSGSVAYMFDSTAVIGVEGKTADEVIEMMFDAELDVRDVLEEDEAVIVYAEPDQFHAVQEVFKNAGITEFTVAELNMLPQNYVTLPEDAQAQFEKLIDALEDLEDVQQVYHNVDSED, encoded by the coding sequence ATGGGTCGTAAGTGGAATAATATTAAGGAAAAAAAAGCCTCCAAAGACGCCAACACAAGTCGCGTTTATGCAAAGTTTGGTGTTGAGATTTATGTAGCAGCCAAGAAAGGTGAACCCGATCCAGAAGCAAACCGGGCCTTGAAGGTTGTATTAGAACGTGCAAAAACTTACAATGTACCAAAAGCGATTATTGACCGCGCGATGGATAAAGCCAAAGGCAGCGGTGATGAGAATTATGAAGAGCTTCGTTACGAAGGATTTGGACCTAACGGTTCGATGATCATCGTCGATGCACTTACGAATAACGTTAATCGTACAGCACCTTTGATCCGTTCTACCTTCAGTAAAAATGGCGGTAATATGGGCGTCAGCGGATCCGTAGCTTACATGTTTGACTCCACAGCTGTTATCGGTGTGGAAGGTAAAACTGCCGATGAAGTGATTGAGATGATGTTCGATGCTGAGCTTGATGTACGTGATGTACTGGAAGAGGATGAAGCGGTTATCGTGTATGCTGAACCTGATCAGTTCCATGCCGTACAAGAAGTGTTCAAGAATGCAGGAATCACCGAATTTACTGTTGCTGAGCTTAACATGCTTCCACAGAACTATGTAACGCTTCCTGAAGATGCTCAAGCCCAGTTCGAGAAATTGATTGATGCATTAGAAGATTTGGAAGATGTTCAACAAGTGTATCATAACGTAGATTCTGAGGACTAA
- a CDS encoding MFS transporter: MINENWKREITLFLTAQTISLFGSSLVQYAIIWYITLTTSSGVMMTISTVCGFLPQMAISLFAGVWIDRYSRKKMIMLADGMIAIATLILAVIFFMGYKNIWLLYVILLIRAAGTGIQVPAVNALIPQLVSKDQLMKVNGVNSSISSLMMFLAPAAGGVILSISTIETAFFIDVITAIIGIGMMCIIVVPVHAKLEEVQKSNVQDIKEGFKYLKDHVFIKQLLIYLFVVMILISPAAFLTPLMVSRSFGPEVWRLTASEMTFSAGALVGGILIASWGGFKSRMHTNILACTLYGLLMVGLGVAPMFAMYLLFNLLIGVTMPCFNAPLTVLLQQNVEPNMQGRVFSLVQVTNSCALPLGMVLFGPLADSVQVKTIFVLAGVAVIICALYAMNKLLVLAKEYV, encoded by the coding sequence ATCATTAATGAAAATTGGAAAAGAGAAATAACCCTATTTCTAACGGCTCAAACCATATCTTTATTTGGATCTTCGCTGGTTCAATATGCGATTATTTGGTATATCACCCTGACAACCTCTTCAGGGGTAATGATGACGATATCAACCGTCTGCGGCTTTCTCCCGCAGATGGCGATCTCACTGTTTGCTGGGGTATGGATCGACCGTTATAGTCGTAAAAAAATGATCATGCTAGCGGATGGGATGATAGCGATCGCTACACTTATCCTCGCCGTGATATTTTTTATGGGTTATAAAAATATTTGGTTGCTATATGTAATTTTGCTGATCCGAGCAGCAGGTACAGGCATACAGGTTCCTGCTGTGAACGCACTTATCCCTCAGCTTGTTTCAAAAGATCAGCTTATGAAGGTGAATGGAGTAAATAGCAGTATTTCATCTTTGATGATGTTTCTAGCTCCAGCAGCAGGGGGAGTGATTCTATCGATTAGTACCATAGAAACTGCCTTTTTTATCGATGTGATTACTGCAATTATTGGGATCGGTATGATGTGTATAATCGTTGTTCCAGTTCATGCTAAGTTGGAGGAGGTTCAGAAATCAAATGTACAAGATATTAAGGAAGGATTTAAGTACCTAAAGGATCATGTCTTTATTAAGCAATTACTAATCTATTTATTTGTCGTAATGATACTGATTAGTCCAGCGGCCTTCTTAACCCCTCTAATGGTGAGTCGATCCTTTGGTCCAGAAGTATGGAGATTGACCGCAAGTGAGATGACTTTTAGTGCTGGGGCGTTAGTTGGAGGGATTCTGATCGCATCTTGGGGCGGCTTTAAGTCTCGTATGCATACCAACATTCTAGCATGTACTCTCTACGGTTTGCTGATGGTTGGACTTGGCGTCGCTCCTATGTTTGCAATGTATTTATTGTTTAACTTGTTGATAGGCGTAACGATGCCTTGCTTCAACGCTCCGTTGACAGTGTTGTTGCAGCAGAATGTGGAGCCGAATATGCAAGGTAGGGTGTTCAGTCTTGTTCAAGTAACGAATTCATGTGCTTTGCCACTCGGGATGGTGCTGTTTGGTCCGCTAGCGGATAGCGTCCAAGTGAAGACTATTTTTGTACTCGCTGGGGTTGCGGTGATTATATGTGCTTTGTATGCAATGAATAAACTTCTTGTCCTAGCAAAGGAGTACGTTTAA
- a CDS encoding DUF4179 domain-containing protein — MKCLSPFEIEQYILSTPTSRPLEKVDHIAACAHCNLIYHALLEEQEEWSQALFEEKLPDSFTAQVMASIEFVELEKVTVSDRKRKHPKILKSLRIAMGAALLLVVLSAVILYSVPTLAETLRSLFVKDNVDIGLLRAQEFGLVEHPNIKVKDKGYTIKIDEAEADPTRVIIALQLFGPDGKHDKKRLVLNEGNSIAIKDDQGKIVGNLSDIGFTNDFYYLIVNFSEPLQTDRITVEGHVTELGSERKNIPIVQGDWKFNFSMDMTEANKQTTSMPLTGSYTSPDGLTVTLKKLTHMVQGVRFEFDTQLSEEALTRSPGELWKQQGMKFHFENSAGEEIQSVNPRKSPSKSFVMSSSSIPSDKSGQMHWSYTFPTLPQDTPYNFVFDGYFVPEKDGSSVQFEPSKLKEHPIPFDFDGDELKLFDFTVESPPNTNSNEKEGSLHFSGKFRNEFMNSEWIFKDVAGKEWPLTGRGAYSPRGSGWKDGYIEIVESQSDNKKYFFQFRAAGLTKIPDQLQLIRTIVNRLYTNVDWSVPIMEASKKQ, encoded by the coding sequence ATGAAGTGCTTAAGTCCATTTGAGATAGAGCAATATATCCTAAGTACACCGACCTCCCGGCCTTTGGAAAAGGTTGATCATATCGCTGCTTGTGCTCATTGCAATTTAATCTATCATGCACTATTAGAAGAACAAGAGGAGTGGTCGCAAGCATTGTTTGAAGAGAAGCTTCCAGATTCTTTTACTGCTCAAGTTATGGCTTCAATAGAATTCGTAGAACTAGAGAAAGTAACGGTATCTGACAGGAAGCGAAAGCACCCGAAGATACTTAAATCACTAAGAATAGCCATGGGAGCGGCTTTGTTACTTGTTGTTCTGAGTGCCGTGATTTTATATTCTGTACCCACATTGGCAGAAACTTTACGTTCTCTTTTTGTAAAAGATAATGTGGACATTGGCCTTCTACGTGCACAAGAGTTTGGGTTAGTAGAACATCCTAATATTAAGGTGAAGGATAAAGGCTATACGATAAAAATAGATGAAGCTGAAGCGGATCCTACACGGGTAATTATTGCTTTACAGTTGTTCGGACCGGATGGAAAGCATGACAAAAAGCGGTTGGTCCTTAATGAAGGGAATAGTATTGCGATTAAGGATGATCAAGGGAAGATCGTAGGGAATTTATCTGATATAGGATTTACCAATGACTTTTACTATTTAATCGTTAATTTCTCTGAACCTCTGCAAACTGATCGAATTACGGTCGAAGGTCATGTTACTGAATTGGGGAGTGAACGAAAAAACATTCCTATTGTTCAAGGGGATTGGAAATTCAATTTTTCGATGGATATGACAGAAGCTAATAAGCAAACGACCTCTATGCCACTAACGGGTAGCTACACCTCCCCGGACGGTTTAACTGTGACCCTGAAAAAATTAACTCATATGGTGCAAGGTGTTCGTTTTGAGTTCGATACTCAATTGAGTGAAGAGGCGTTGACTCGTTCTCCTGGTGAACTATGGAAGCAGCAAGGCATGAAGTTCCATTTTGAGAATAGCGCGGGAGAAGAGATTCAGAGTGTCAATCCTAGAAAATCTCCGAGTAAGAGTTTCGTAATGTCAAGTTCTTCGATTCCAAGTGATAAGTCTGGACAAATGCATTGGAGCTATACGTTTCCAACTTTACCACAGGATACACCATATAATTTCGTGTTCGATGGATATTTTGTTCCTGAGAAGGATGGTTCGAGCGTGCAATTTGAGCCTTCCAAGTTGAAGGAACATCCGATTCCCTTTGATTTTGATGGCGATGAGCTGAAGTTATTTGACTTTACAGTGGAATCGCCACCAAATACCAATAGCAACGAGAAGGAGGGTTCATTACACTTTAGTGGAAAATTCAGAAATGAGTTTATGAACAGTGAGTGGATATTTAAGGATGTCGCTGGCAAAGAGTGGCCTCTTACAGGAAGGGGTGCTTATTCTCCCCGAGGATCTGGATGGAAAGATGGATATATTGAAATTGTTGAATCACAATCAGATAACAAAAAGTATTTTTTTCAGTTCCGTGCGGCTGGTCTTACTAAAATCCCTGATCAGCTTCAATTAATACGTACGATAGTCAACCGATTGTACACCAATGTAGATTGGTCCGTTCCTATCATGGAAGCTAGCAAAAAGCAGTAA